A genomic region of Raphanus sativus cultivar WK10039 chromosome 6, ASM80110v3, whole genome shotgun sequence contains the following coding sequences:
- the LOC108806964 gene encoding WEB family protein At3g02930, chloroplastic isoform X2 gives MDSKIKTDPSKTTMRKSSPGSLGVPKLSRMMTRPEPNYLSPTRLSLDRSRKVPTTPERTHTRAVIASSSESNLRKIQLKEDLRKANELIASLENDKSLLYNKLHEALEAQKMAEEDFEIEKFKAVEAGVDAAQRNEEELKKELEIVKNQHASDSAVLLLVTRELEKVTQELAASNDAKNMLLSQAENASKNLKSELEKARCFQAEVKRRDKIIEKLDGEIEVLKMEKSYAQGSALVLERELEEANMMKRSASASLASLTKELEESNKRLHAVESEMADLMDKAKLMATVGSRQCQDLGKSQQLLETAEELLSKAEKEARKLKAELETVKEEKRQASSESLVLREKLLSLGGKDYETQLEHYKKMLDEARHEIDVLVSEVEQTKMRETGLVNHVKKCDEEVSSMGKEMNRLGNLVKKTKEEADGALRKESQMRDDLKEVEDEVSYLQETLREARAESLKLNAKMLDKETEFQSVLHENDLLRVKQDDSMKKIKELEEALAKKDTEEDDGEQDYDLVETLDGMNVKLEENREEKEDSTDGDDDDTVEVEYSMWESYHTGKKEAFHKGK, from the exons ATGGATTCTAAGATTAA AACTGATCCTTCCAAAACTACTATGCGCAAATCATCTCCAGGATCTTTAGGAGTGCCTAAACTGAGTCGAATGATGACTAGACCTGAACCTAATTATCTTTCACCGACCCGTCTTTCACTTGACCGGTCTCGTAAGGTTCCAACCACACCAGAA AGAACTCATACACGGGCAGTGATAGCATCATCATCAGAATCTAACTTAAGGAAGATCCAACTTAAGGAAGACCTGAGGAAAGCTAATGAGCTGATAGCTTCCCTTGAGAATGATAAATCTTTACTATACAACAAACTCCACGAGGCTTTAGAAGCTCAGAAGATGGCCGAGGAGGATTTCGAGATTGAAAAATTCAAGGCCGTCGAAGCAGGAGTAGATGCAGCTCAGAGAAACGAAGAAGAACTGAAGAAAGAACTCGAGATTGTCAAGAACCAACACGCTTCAGACTCAGCTGTTCTTCTTTTAGTAACCAGGGAGCTTGAGAAAGTAACTCAAGAACTGGCTGCATCTAACGACGCCAAGAACATGCTTCTGAGTCAAGCAGAGAATGCTAGCAAGAACTTGAAAAGTGAGCTCGAGAAGGCGAGGTGTTTTCAAGCAGAGGTTAAAAGACGAGATAAGATCATTGAGAAGCTTGACGGTGAGATAGAAGTTCTGAAGATGGAAAAGTCTTACGCGCAAGGCTCCGCCCTAGTATTAGAGAGAGAGTTAGAGGAAGCCAACATGATGAAGAGATCAGCCTCGGCTTCTCTTGCATCTTTGACGAAAGAGCTAGAAGAAAGCAATAAAAGATTGCACGCCGTGGAGTCTGAGATGGCTGATCTCATGGATAAGGCCAAGCTGATGGCGACGGTTGGGAGTAGGCAATGTCAGGATCTTGGGAAGTCACAGCAGCTGCTAGAGACTGCTGAAGAGTTGTTATCAAAGGCTGAGAAAGAGGCGAGGAAGCTCAAGGCTGAGCTTGAAACCGTCAAGGAGGAGAAGAGACAAGCGTCGAGTGAATCACTCGTGTTGAGAGAGAAGCTGTTGAGCCTAGGTGGTAAGGATTACGAGACGCAACTGGAACATTACAAGAAGATGCTTGACGAGGCGAGGCATGAGATCGATGTGCTTGTCAGTGAGGTTGAACAGACCAAGATGAGAGAGACCGGTTTGGTGAACCACGTGAAGAAGTGTGATGAAGAGGTATCTTCAATGGGGAAAGAGATGAACAGGTTGGGAAACTTGGTTAAAAAGACAAAGGAAGAAGCTGATGGAGCGTTGAGGAAAGAGTCTCAGATGAGAGATGATCTTAAAGAAGTGGAAGATGAGGTGAGTTATCTTCAGGAGACTCTCAGGGAAGCGAGAGCTGAGAGTTTGAAACTAAATGCGAAAATGCTGGACAAAGAAACGGAGTTTCAAAGCGTTCTTCATGAGAATGATTTGCTCAGAGTGAAACAGGATGATTCAATGAAGAAGATCAAGGAGTTAGAGGAAGCATTGGCCAAGAAAGACACAGAGGAGGATGATGGTGAACAAGACTATGATTTAGTAGAAACCCTTGATGGCATGAACGTGAAGCTTGAGGAgaacagagaagagaaagaagattctacagatggtgatgatgatgatacagTTGAAGTTGAATATAGTATGTGGGAAAGTTATCATACTGGGAAGAAAGAAGCTTTCCACAAGGGGAAGTAA
- the LOC130497089 gene encoding putative gamma-glutamylcyclotransferase At3g02910, translated as MGHESNATETTITAKTTTLVFSYGTLKRGFSNHVLMQDLIRSGDASFKGVYQTLDMYPLVCGPYRVPFLLNKPGSGQRVTGELYAVSPRGLSRLDELEGTSRGHYVRQPIRLLKEEGGGDDLETEHALSCVVEAYYAHKSYEEELWERNRRRSFGAYTEKEARGYVKRNDRPQHLSFLDHIRIFVSSPCD; from the coding sequence GCCACGAATCAAACGCCACGGAGACCACCATCACCGCCAAAACGACGACGCTTGTGTTCTCATACGGAACTTTGAAGAGAGGATTCTCGAACCACGTCCTGATGCAAGATCTGATCCGATCCGGAGACGCATCTTTCAAAGGAGTCTACCAAACCTTAGACATGTACCCCCTCGTCTGCGGGCCCTACCGAGTCCCTTTCCTCCTCAACAAGCCCGGATCGGGCCAGCGCGTCACGGGAGAGCTCTACGCGGTTTCTCCTCGCGGTCTCTCCCGCCTCGACGAGCTCGAAGGGACGAGCCGTGGCCATTACGTCAGACAACCGATCCGTCTCCTGAAggaggaaggaggaggagatgaTCTTGAAACAGAACATGCTTTGTCGTGCGTGGTGGAGGCGTACTACGCGCACAAGAGCTACGAGGAGGAGCTGTGGGAGAGGAATAGGAGGAGATCGTTCGGCGCGTACACGGAGAAGGAAGCGCGTGGGTACGTGAAGCGGAACGATAGGCCGCAGCATCTTAGCTTCTTGGATCATATCCGTATTTTCGTTTCTTCTCCATGTGACTGA
- the LOC108806964 gene encoding WEB family protein At3g02930, chloroplastic isoform X1, with protein sequence MDSKINRTDPSKTTMRKSSPGSLGVPKLSRMMTRPEPNYLSPTRLSLDRSRKVPTTPERTHTRAVIASSSESNLRKIQLKEDLRKANELIASLENDKSLLYNKLHEALEAQKMAEEDFEIEKFKAVEAGVDAAQRNEEELKKELEIVKNQHASDSAVLLLVTRELEKVTQELAASNDAKNMLLSQAENASKNLKSELEKARCFQAEVKRRDKIIEKLDGEIEVLKMEKSYAQGSALVLERELEEANMMKRSASASLASLTKELEESNKRLHAVESEMADLMDKAKLMATVGSRQCQDLGKSQQLLETAEELLSKAEKEARKLKAELETVKEEKRQASSESLVLREKLLSLGGKDYETQLEHYKKMLDEARHEIDVLVSEVEQTKMRETGLVNHVKKCDEEVSSMGKEMNRLGNLVKKTKEEADGALRKESQMRDDLKEVEDEVSYLQETLREARAESLKLNAKMLDKETEFQSVLHENDLLRVKQDDSMKKIKELEEALAKKDTEEDDGEQDYDLVETLDGMNVKLEENREEKEDSTDGDDDDTVEVEYSMWESYHTGKKEAFHKGK encoded by the exons ATGGATTCTAAGATTAA CAGAACTGATCCTTCCAAAACTACTATGCGCAAATCATCTCCAGGATCTTTAGGAGTGCCTAAACTGAGTCGAATGATGACTAGACCTGAACCTAATTATCTTTCACCGACCCGTCTTTCACTTGACCGGTCTCGTAAGGTTCCAACCACACCAGAA AGAACTCATACACGGGCAGTGATAGCATCATCATCAGAATCTAACTTAAGGAAGATCCAACTTAAGGAAGACCTGAGGAAAGCTAATGAGCTGATAGCTTCCCTTGAGAATGATAAATCTTTACTATACAACAAACTCCACGAGGCTTTAGAAGCTCAGAAGATGGCCGAGGAGGATTTCGAGATTGAAAAATTCAAGGCCGTCGAAGCAGGAGTAGATGCAGCTCAGAGAAACGAAGAAGAACTGAAGAAAGAACTCGAGATTGTCAAGAACCAACACGCTTCAGACTCAGCTGTTCTTCTTTTAGTAACCAGGGAGCTTGAGAAAGTAACTCAAGAACTGGCTGCATCTAACGACGCCAAGAACATGCTTCTGAGTCAAGCAGAGAATGCTAGCAAGAACTTGAAAAGTGAGCTCGAGAAGGCGAGGTGTTTTCAAGCAGAGGTTAAAAGACGAGATAAGATCATTGAGAAGCTTGACGGTGAGATAGAAGTTCTGAAGATGGAAAAGTCTTACGCGCAAGGCTCCGCCCTAGTATTAGAGAGAGAGTTAGAGGAAGCCAACATGATGAAGAGATCAGCCTCGGCTTCTCTTGCATCTTTGACGAAAGAGCTAGAAGAAAGCAATAAAAGATTGCACGCCGTGGAGTCTGAGATGGCTGATCTCATGGATAAGGCCAAGCTGATGGCGACGGTTGGGAGTAGGCAATGTCAGGATCTTGGGAAGTCACAGCAGCTGCTAGAGACTGCTGAAGAGTTGTTATCAAAGGCTGAGAAAGAGGCGAGGAAGCTCAAGGCTGAGCTTGAAACCGTCAAGGAGGAGAAGAGACAAGCGTCGAGTGAATCACTCGTGTTGAGAGAGAAGCTGTTGAGCCTAGGTGGTAAGGATTACGAGACGCAACTGGAACATTACAAGAAGATGCTTGACGAGGCGAGGCATGAGATCGATGTGCTTGTCAGTGAGGTTGAACAGACCAAGATGAGAGAGACCGGTTTGGTGAACCACGTGAAGAAGTGTGATGAAGAGGTATCTTCAATGGGGAAAGAGATGAACAGGTTGGGAAACTTGGTTAAAAAGACAAAGGAAGAAGCTGATGGAGCGTTGAGGAAAGAGTCTCAGATGAGAGATGATCTTAAAGAAGTGGAAGATGAGGTGAGTTATCTTCAGGAGACTCTCAGGGAAGCGAGAGCTGAGAGTTTGAAACTAAATGCGAAAATGCTGGACAAAGAAACGGAGTTTCAAAGCGTTCTTCATGAGAATGATTTGCTCAGAGTGAAACAGGATGATTCAATGAAGAAGATCAAGGAGTTAGAGGAAGCATTGGCCAAGAAAGACACAGAGGAGGATGATGGTGAACAAGACTATGATTTAGTAGAAACCCTTGATGGCATGAACGTGAAGCTTGAGGAgaacagagaagagaaagaagattctacagatggtgatgatgatgatacagTTGAAGTTGAATATAGTATGTGGGAAAGTTATCATACTGGGAAGAAAGAAGCTTTCCACAAGGGGAAGTAA
- the LOC108809685 gene encoding transcription factor MYB93-like has translation MGRSPCCDERGLKKGPWTPEEDQKLINYIRKHGHGSWRALPKEAGLNRCGKSCRLRWTNYLRPDIKRGNFTAEEDQTIINLHSLLGNKWSSIAGHLPGRTDNEIKNYWNTHIRKKLLQMGIDPVTHRPRTDLNVLAALPQLLAAANFNNLLTLNQNIHLDATSVAKAHLLHSMIQVLNNNNTSSSSFDIHGTNNNIFDQSSILENRPNISENLYDPIQNLPHNDHQPLDSFFSPIGVFSHQDDQDMIPPLISASSDESKQPQMMIKNKEVLKHSDHTSNPSSTSTFTQDHQPWCDIIDDEASDSYWKEIIEQTCSEPWPFLG, from the exons ATGGGAAGATCACCGTGTTGCGATGAGCGTGGGTTAAAGAAAGGGCCATGGACGCCAGAAGAAGATCAGAAACTGATAAATTACATACGAAAACACGGTCATGGAAGCTGGAGAGCTCTTCCAAAGGAAGCCGGTTTAAACCGGTGTGGGAAGAGTTGCAGATTGAGATGGACTAACTACTTGAGACCAGACATCAAGAGAGGAAACTTCACTGCTGAGGAAGACCAAACCATCATCAACCTTCATTCTCTTCTTGGAAACAA GTGGTCGTCCATAGCTGGACATCTTCCCGGAAGAACTGATAacgaaataaaaaattattggaACACGCATATTAGAAAGAAACTTCTTCAGATGGGGATCGATCCGGTGACTCACAGGCCGAGAACCGATCTAAACGTTCTAGCCGCTTTACCGCAACTTCTAGCTGCTGCAAATTTCAATAATCTCTTGACtctaaatcaaaatatacatttgGATGCAACAAGTGTTGCAAAGGCCCATTTGTTACATAGTATGATTCAAGtcctcaacaacaacaatacctcttcttcttcctttgacATTCATGGCACCAACAACAACATCTTTGACCAATCTTCTATCTTAGAGAACCGACCAAATATAAGTGAAAATCTCTATGATCCGATCCAGAACCTCCCTCACAATGATCACCAGCCTCTAGATTCGTTCTTTAGCCCGATTGGAGTATTTTCTCATCAAGATGATCAAGATATGATTCCTCCACTGATTTCGGCCTCTTCTGATGAGTCTAAGCAACCCCAAATGATGATCAAGAACAAGGAGGTTTTAAAGCATAGTGATCATACTTCAAACCCTTCATCGACATCAACGTTCACACAAGACCATCAGCCATGGTGTGACATAATTGATGATGAAGCAAGCGATTCTTACTGGAAAGAAATCATAGA gCAAACTTGTTCGGAGCCTTGGCCATTCCTTGGATAG
- the LOC108807368 gene encoding replication protein A 32 kDa subunit B yields MYGGEFDGNAAFAGGGFMPSQSTTQAPESSSAFRNRDARTLLPLTLKQLNSVSTSGESNFSIDGVDINTVAIVGRVSRIENRITQVDFVVDDGTGCVECIRWCHERQETEEMEAVRLGMYVRLHGHLKSFQGKRSMNVFSVRPVTDFNEVVHHFTECIYVHMYNTKPRGGSVTQATETPRPQMPYSTTPTPARPFQTGPSNQFNDPMHGVRQTVLNYLNRPMHLRSEAGVHCDVIARDLGIPLPQVKDALEQLSNDGCVYSTSDETCFKSTANA; encoded by the exons ATGTACGGAGGCGAGTTTGACGGTAACGCCGCATTCGCCGGTGGCGGTTTCATGCCTTCTCAGTCAACCACGCAAGCGCCTGAGTCCTCATCTGCTTTCAGG AATCGGGATGCGCGTACGTTGCTTCCCCTGACGTTGAAGCAATTGAATAGTGTTTCAACCAGCGGTGAATCGAATTTCTCCATAGACGGCGTTGACATCAACACT GTTGCAATTGTCGGACGAGTTTCTAGAATTGAGAACCGAATCACACAGGTTGATTTTGTTGTAGATGATGGTACTGGCTGCGTTGAATGCATCAGATG GTGTCATGAACGCCAAGAAACTGAAGAAATGGAAGCTGTCAG GTTGGGAATGTATGTTCGCCTACATGGACACCTGAAAAGCTTTCAGGGGAAGCGATCTATGAATGTTTTCTCAGTCAG GCCTGTCACTGACTTCAACGAGGTTGTACACCACTTTACCGAGTGTATCTATGTCCACATGTACAACACTAAGCCACGG GGTGGTTCTGTTACTCAGGCTACGGAAACTCCTAGGCCCCAAATGCCATACTCAACGACGCCAACCCCTGCAAGGCCATTCCAAACCGGTCCCTCGAACCAGTTCAATGATCCAATGCATGGCGTAAGGCAGACAGTCTTAAATTACCTGAATCGTCCTATGCACCT GAGATCTGAAGCTGGAGTTCACTGCGATGTGATTGCACGCGACCTCGGGATTCCGCTGCCTCAAGTCAA GGACGCGTTGGAACAGCTCTCGAACGATGGCTGCGTTTACTCTACTAGCGATGAGACTTGCTTCAAATCAACCGCAAACGCATGA